One window of Acidobacteriaceae bacterium genomic DNA carries:
- a CDS encoding zf-HC2 domain-containing protein, producing the protein MNCTDFLAKLTDYFDGQIDPDLLAEVKEHLGTCHHCEVVVNTTRKTIDIYRGNQAYDFPEDLSTRLRSAIMARCNASKEGAEAKAKLHAELVRDASSRSS; encoded by the coding sequence GTGAACTGCACCGATTTTCTTGCGAAACTAACCGACTACTTCGACGGCCAGATCGACCCCGATCTCCTTGCAGAAGTCAAAGAGCACCTCGGCACCTGCCACCACTGCGAAGTGGTCGTGAACACCACCCGCAAAACCATCGACATCTACCGCGGCAACCAGGCCTACGACTTCCCCGAAGACCTCTCGACCCGCCTTCGCTCGGCCATCATGGCCCGCTGTAACGCCTCCAAAGAAGGCGCAGAAGCCAAAGCCAAACTCCACGCTGAGCTCGTCCGCGACGCCTCCTCCCGCTCCTCCTGA
- a CDS encoding DUF4149 domain-containing protein, with the protein MTTFLRILRLYPLALWVGGEVFFVIVAGIAFSVLPDKHAAGLVVRSALMDLHRIGIGAAVVYLLATLGLMAMERGGRRIRLIEIILVAAMSLITLYSQLGVIPRMERDRLSIGGDITVASADNPTRLDFDRLHQRSVTLEGSVLIAGLVLIALAPIYDRRSRQATSKEPNDFS; encoded by the coding sequence ATGACAACGTTCCTGCGTATTCTGCGACTGTATCCACTGGCTCTCTGGGTCGGTGGTGAGGTCTTTTTCGTCATTGTTGCGGGGATTGCCTTCAGCGTTTTGCCGGACAAGCATGCTGCCGGCCTTGTCGTACGCAGCGCTCTGATGGATCTGCATCGCATCGGAATCGGCGCAGCCGTGGTCTATTTGCTGGCGACGCTCGGCCTGATGGCAATGGAACGCGGCGGCCGACGGATTCGTCTTATTGAAATCATCCTCGTTGCCGCGATGTCGCTAATCACCCTCTACTCGCAACTCGGCGTCATTCCCCGGATGGAGAGGGACAGGCTCTCGATCGGGGGCGATATCACGGTGGCTTCTGCGGACAATCCGACGCGGCTCGATTTCGATCGCCTTCATCAGCGCTCTGTGACCCTTGAAGGATCAGTGCTTATCGCCGGGCTGGTGCTGATCGCACTCGCTCCGATTTACGACCGCAGATCGCGGCAGGCTACCTCTAAAGAACCGAACGATTTTTCGTAG
- a CDS encoding carboxypeptidase regulatory-like domain-containing protein — translation MPRIQQLLRSFVLASLCSALPALAATPITGVVTNKTTGKPSAGDTVTLIRLAQGMQEATHTTTDAHGRYTLEVPDNGLHLVRVTHDLANYFRAAQAGTTTVDVDVYSAAAKVKGVTSEAEVMRIESDASGTALHVVQNFFLKNDSNPPMTQFSKQPFDFWLPDGAVVEGAAAESPDGMPVRQAPVPLAEKNHFTFLFPIRPGETRFQITYRIPYTGKLALEPKLTMPTDTVAIMIPKSMTFAPVAGAPYSPVDDEVNAHTLVARSVAPSAPLGFTLTGTGQLPRDANAPTQGGDQSAQGAPQAQDNSQPATADTRPGGGLGNPLDEGGNRDPWAKYKWWILSGIAVLLAAAAGVLLRKPAAPSAVATGSHAAGPLPLSPQGMQTHSTQLLQALKEEMFALETDHLQQRISDEDYVANKAALELVLRRALQRGNATERELISR, via the coding sequence GTGCCCCGAATTCAGCAATTGCTTCGCAGTTTCGTTCTCGCCTCACTCTGCTCTGCCCTGCCGGCACTTGCAGCGACGCCTATTACCGGTGTCGTGACGAACAAGACCACCGGCAAGCCTTCCGCCGGTGACACGGTCACGCTCATCCGTCTGGCGCAAGGCATGCAGGAGGCGACCCACACCACGACCGACGCGCATGGCCGGTACACGCTCGAGGTGCCGGACAATGGGCTGCACCTGGTCCGCGTTACTCATGATCTCGCGAATTACTTCCGTGCCGCGCAGGCGGGAACGACGACAGTCGATGTCGACGTGTACAGCGCCGCGGCAAAGGTGAAGGGCGTTACAAGCGAGGCGGAGGTGATGCGCATTGAGAGCGATGCCAGCGGAACCGCGCTGCACGTGGTGCAGAATTTCTTCCTGAAGAACGATTCAAATCCACCGATGACGCAGTTCTCGAAGCAGCCCTTCGACTTCTGGCTGCCGGATGGCGCCGTAGTCGAGGGCGCGGCGGCGGAGTCGCCCGACGGCATGCCGGTGCGGCAGGCTCCGGTGCCCCTCGCGGAGAAGAATCACTTCACGTTTCTGTTCCCGATCCGTCCGGGCGAGACGCGGTTTCAGATTACCTACCGGATTCCCTACACCGGCAAGCTCGCGCTCGAGCCGAAGCTGACGATGCCCACCGACACGGTCGCGATCATGATTCCGAAATCGATGACCTTTGCGCCGGTCGCGGGCGCGCCGTACAGTCCAGTCGACGATGAGGTGAACGCCCACACTCTGGTGGCGCGCAGTGTGGCGCCCAGCGCACCGCTTGGCTTTACGCTCACCGGAACCGGACAGCTTCCACGCGACGCAAATGCGCCCACGCAGGGCGGCGATCAATCAGCACAGGGCGCCCCGCAGGCGCAGGACAATAGTCAACCAGCCACAGCCGACACACGACCGGGTGGCGGCCTCGGCAATCCATTGGATGAGGGCGGCAACCGCGACCCGTGGGCGAAGTACAAGTGGTGGATTCTCTCGGGAATCGCTGTGCTGCTCGCCGCTGCGGCTGGCGTCCTTCTACGCAAGCCAGCGGCGCCCTCTGCAGTCGCGACGGGTTCCCACGCCGCGGGCCCGCTCCCGCTATCGCCCCAGGGAATGCAAACGCACTCGACGCAGCTGCTACAGGCCTTAAAGGAAGAGATGTTCGCGCTCGAGACAGACCATCTGCAGCAACGCATCTCCGATGAGGATTATGTCGCAAATAAAGCGGCGCTGGAGCTTGTGCTGCGGCGCGCGCTGCAACGTGGAAATGCAACGGAGCGGGAGTTGATCTCCCGCTAA
- a CDS encoding acyloxyacyl hydrolase, with protein sequence MTVKHVAGVLAVFIALTMAHSAVAQRNANESPVADAAATAKWNFGALLQGGFGVTEDRGSFKFLTAGVHAGRILTSQVGAGLLKGDFEYGVEVFPLWQSYTPKFQRANCTQIFPPAQPGTYVSCSANYTVGGTFTGVSVTPIILRWNFTHGARWMPWIQGAGGLVWTNHKYPAYGMATSASGPTTIGPPSGQSYLDNDGPSADTSVWNFTPQFGVGTHYFLRPGRSIDVSANAVHISSASLGDRNPGVNASVQFSVGYSWWK encoded by the coding sequence GTGACGGTAAAACACGTTGCAGGGGTGTTGGCGGTTTTCATCGCGCTGACCATGGCTCATAGCGCCGTTGCACAGCGAAATGCGAATGAATCGCCGGTGGCCGACGCTGCCGCAACAGCCAAGTGGAACTTCGGCGCGCTCCTACAAGGCGGCTTCGGCGTCACAGAAGATCGCGGCAGCTTCAAATTTCTTACCGCCGGTGTGCACGCCGGACGCATCCTCACGTCTCAGGTCGGTGCGGGTCTGCTTAAGGGCGACTTCGAGTATGGGGTCGAAGTCTTCCCGCTGTGGCAGAGCTATACGCCGAAGTTCCAACGCGCCAACTGCACCCAGATTTTTCCTCCCGCGCAACCAGGAACCTACGTGAGTTGCTCGGCAAACTACACCGTCGGCGGCACGTTTACAGGAGTGAGCGTTACGCCGATTATTCTGCGCTGGAACTTCACGCACGGGGCGCGCTGGATGCCCTGGATTCAGGGAGCCGGTGGCCTGGTCTGGACGAATCACAAATATCCAGCCTATGGGATGGCCACGTCGGCGTCTGGACCGACGACGATCGGACCACCCAGCGGCCAATCCTATCTGGATAACGACGGACCCAGTGCCGACACCAGCGTGTGGAACTTTACGCCGCAGTTCGGAGTTGGAACGCATTATTTCCTGCGGCCTGGAAGATCCATTGACGTCAGCGCGAACGCGGTGCATATTTCCAGCGCTAGTCTTGGCGACCGGAATCCCGGCGTGAACGCAAGCGTGCAGTTTTCAGTTGGGTATAGCTGGTGGAAGTAG
- a CDS encoding chloride channel protein produces MSLKTAAMNAMEPLDLGDSLPVREERLFLLLSIFVGILSGLLVVSFRMAIEWLSILLLGSATGPRQIRLIVVPAAVGIVVAIMTRYVFPGVRGSGVNQTKAALYIHNGYISVRTVIGKFLLSALAIGSGQSLGPEDPSLQIGAGVASLIGRRVGLSRSRLRLFAPVGAAAGLAAAFNAPISAILFVIEEVIGKWTAGVLGSIVLAAVASVAVARWFWGAQPMFRIPSITLRDPRELLAYSVLGIIGGFASLIFAKSLGFLRPRLRAQPQWLQMLQPAAAGLCVGCIAYFGFPQVMGAGYGAIDQAMHAQFAVKALILLALFKILATTLSFSSGTPGGMFAPTLFIGAMLGGAVGGFEKIFFPHLTGSVGSYALVGMGVLFAAFLRAPLTSVFMVLEVSGNYSIILPVILANTIAYLISRSLQPVPIFELLTHQDGLYLPSMEEIREESDVPLEDALELVNYPIIQGTESISDILASGQQQRLDSPFVLVQCRDGWYSARKDELDRLLATLTENPEAPEAQRPLEEALGKDRTPLLFPDEPLAHALSYFQRWPVLPVSNRAIRGVLEGVVSLESVLHRYQRARM; encoded by the coding sequence ATGAGTTTGAAAACAGCAGCCATGAATGCAATGGAACCACTTGATCTAGGCGACTCCTTGCCCGTTCGCGAGGAGCGACTGTTTCTGCTGCTCTCGATCTTCGTTGGGATTCTCTCCGGGCTGTTGGTCGTTTCGTTTCGCATGGCAATCGAGTGGCTAAGTATCCTGCTGCTCGGCAGCGCGACAGGACCGCGCCAGATCCGGCTGATCGTGGTTCCCGCTGCAGTTGGAATCGTGGTCGCGATCATGACGCGATACGTCTTTCCTGGCGTGCGCGGCAGCGGCGTCAACCAGACGAAGGCTGCGCTCTACATCCATAACGGATATATCTCGGTTCGCACGGTCATCGGAAAATTCCTGCTTTCCGCGCTGGCCATCGGCAGCGGACAGTCGCTTGGCCCGGAAGATCCTTCGCTGCAGATTGGCGCGGGTGTCGCTTCCCTGATCGGCCGGCGTGTCGGGCTCTCGCGCAGCAGGCTCCGGCTGTTCGCTCCGGTAGGCGCGGCTGCTGGTTTGGCGGCAGCATTCAATGCACCGATCTCCGCAATTCTGTTCGTGATTGAAGAGGTCATCGGCAAGTGGACAGCAGGCGTGCTTGGGTCGATCGTCCTCGCCGCAGTGGCGAGCGTAGCTGTAGCGCGCTGGTTCTGGGGCGCCCAGCCGATGTTTCGCATCCCTTCGATCACCCTGCGCGATCCGCGCGAGTTGCTCGCATATTCAGTGCTTGGAATCATCGGCGGATTTGCATCGCTGATCTTCGCTAAATCACTCGGATTCCTTAGACCGCGACTTCGCGCCCAACCACAGTGGCTGCAGATGCTACAACCGGCGGCCGCCGGTCTTTGCGTCGGATGCATCGCGTACTTCGGCTTTCCTCAGGTGATGGGTGCCGGGTACGGCGCCATCGATCAGGCGATGCACGCGCAATTCGCTGTGAAGGCGCTGATCCTGCTGGCGCTATTCAAAATTCTCGCGACAACGCTTTCATTTTCAAGCGGAACGCCCGGCGGCATGTTCGCCCCTACGCTATTCATCGGCGCAATGCTCGGCGGCGCGGTCGGAGGATTCGAGAAGATCTTCTTCCCGCATCTGACCGGCTCCGTCGGCTCATACGCATTGGTCGGCATGGGCGTACTCTTCGCAGCATTTCTGCGGGCCCCCCTGACGTCTGTCTTCATGGTGCTCGAGGTCAGCGGCAACTACTCAATCATTCTTCCGGTCATTCTCGCCAACACCATCGCTTATCTCATCTCGCGCAGTCTGCAGCCCGTGCCCATCTTCGAGCTGCTCACGCATCAGGACGGACTCTATCTACCGTCGATGGAAGAGATTCGCGAGGAAAGCGACGTTCCCCTCGAGGACGCTTTGGAGCTCGTTAATTATCCGATCATCCAGGGGACAGAATCGATCAGCGACATACTCGCTTCAGGACAACAGCAGCGGCTGGATTCTCCATTTGTCCTCGTGCAGTGCCGCGATGGATGGTACTCCGCACGCAAGGACGAATTAGATCGACTGCTCGCCACACTCACCGAAAACCCGGAGGCTCCGGAAGCACAGCGCCCTCTCGAGGAAGCTCTCGGCAAAGATCGCACGCCGCTCCTCTTCCCCGACGAGCCGCTGGCGCACGCACTATCGTACTTTCAACGCTGGCCGGTACTGCCGGTCTCTAATCGGGCCATCCGTGGCGTTCTCGAAGGCGTCGTTTCGCTGGAGAGCGTACTTCACCGATATCAACGGGCTCGAATGTAG
- the lysA gene encoding diaminopimelate decarboxylase — MSEFPAPRPFRYIDSQLCCGSVKLADLAAQFGTPLYVYSADDIRDRVGMLTREFAGVAHTVCYAVKANSSLAILKLLASLDCGFDIVSGGELERVRRAAPEALQRVVFSGVGKQAWEIDAALDAGILLFNVESEAELELLAQRAQALGKSARIALRVNPDVFAQTHPYISTGLREHKFGIAIERAREVYRRAAQLPGIIPAGVSVHIGSQIRDTAPFAESVKRVRALIEDLRADGIDIRYLDAGGGFGIEYGRAPFDPAERVAEYARAIRSALEGLGVHLLLEPGRFLIAQAGALLSRVLYTKQNGSKRFIITDAAMNDLIRPALYGAHHEIVPVLQSNATKEIADIVGPVCESGDFFARDREIEQLRSGELVALLDAGAYGMSLSSHYNTRVRPAEVLIEDDRARLIRRRETLDDLFAPELL, encoded by the coding sequence GTGAGTGAATTTCCCGCCCCGCGGCCGTTCCGCTACATTGACTCCCAACTTTGCTGCGGCAGCGTCAAACTCGCAGACCTCGCCGCACAATTCGGCACGCCGCTCTACGTCTACTCCGCCGACGACATCCGCGATCGCGTCGGCATGCTGACGCGTGAGTTCGCCGGCGTCGCGCACACCGTCTGCTATGCGGTCAAAGCGAATTCCTCGCTCGCGATCCTCAAGCTCCTCGCATCGCTCGATTGCGGCTTCGATATCGTCTCCGGCGGCGAGCTGGAACGCGTGCGCCGCGCCGCTCCTGAAGCCTTGCAGCGCGTCGTCTTCTCTGGCGTCGGCAAGCAGGCCTGGGAGATCGACGCCGCACTCGACGCCGGCATCCTTCTCTTCAACGTCGAGAGCGAAGCCGAGCTCGAGCTTCTCGCTCAACGCGCACAGGCGCTCGGCAAAAGCGCCCGCATCGCGCTGCGCGTAAATCCTGACGTCTTCGCGCAAACGCATCCCTACATCTCCACCGGGTTGCGCGAGCATAAGTTTGGCATCGCTATTGAGCGAGCGCGCGAAGTCTATCGCCGCGCTGCGCAACTGCCCGGCATCATACCCGCCGGCGTTAGCGTGCACATCGGCTCGCAGATTCGCGACACCGCGCCGTTTGCCGAATCCGTCAAGCGCGTTCGCGCCCTCATCGAAGACCTTCGCGCCGACGGCATCGACATCCGGTACCTCGACGCCGGCGGCGGCTTCGGCATTGAGTACGGCCGAGCGCCGTTTGATCCCGCCGAACGGGTGGCCGAATATGCGCGCGCCATCCGGTCCGCACTGGAAGGACTCGGCGTTCATCTGCTGCTCGAACCCGGCCGCTTCCTCATCGCACAGGCTGGCGCGCTGCTGTCGCGCGTTCTTTACACCAAGCAGAACGGGAGCAAACGCTTTATCATCACGGACGCTGCGATGAACGACCTCATCCGCCCGGCGCTCTACGGAGCGCACCACGAGATCGTTCCCGTGCTTCAATCAAACGCGACGAAAGAAATCGCCGACATCGTCGGTCCCGTCTGCGAGTCCGGCGACTTCTTCGCCCGCGATCGCGAAATCGAGCAACTGCGCTCCGGTGAGCTGGTCGCCCTGCTCGATGCCGGCGCCTACGGTATGAGCCTCAGTTCCCACTACAACACCCGTGTCCGCCCCGCCGAGGTCCTCATCGAAGACGACAGGGCGCGCCTCATCCGCCGGCGCGAGACCCTTGACGACCTCTTCGCTCCGGAGCTGCTCTAG
- a CDS encoding YebC/PmpR family DNA-binding transcriptional regulator, translating into MSGHSKWATIKHKKGALDAKRGKIFTRLIKEIMVAAKAGGGDPDGNPRLRSAIAAAKAENMPNDNISRAIKRGTGEIEGASYEDITFEGYGPGGVAIIVEVLTDNRNRAVSEIRHAFSKNGGNLGETGSVGYMFSKKGVIIVAKSAADEDKLTEIVLDAGADDLNNDGDYWEILTSPKDFEAVRDAVKAAKIEPESAEVTMVPSTYQKLEGTQASAMMRLLETLEDLDDTQNVYSNFEMDEAQVPA; encoded by the coding sequence ATGTCCGGCCATTCAAAATGGGCGACCATTAAGCACAAGAAGGGCGCACTCGACGCCAAGCGCGGCAAGATATTTACTCGGCTGATCAAGGAAATCATGGTCGCCGCGAAAGCCGGCGGCGGAGACCCTGACGGCAATCCGCGCCTGCGCAGCGCCATCGCGGCCGCCAAGGCCGAAAACATGCCCAACGACAACATCTCGCGCGCCATCAAGCGCGGCACGGGTGAAATCGAGGGCGCCAGCTACGAGGACATCACCTTCGAGGGCTACGGTCCCGGCGGTGTGGCCATCATCGTCGAGGTCCTCACCGACAATCGCAATCGGGCTGTCAGCGAGATTCGGCATGCGTTCTCCAAGAACGGTGGCAACCTCGGTGAGACCGGTTCGGTCGGCTATATGTTCTCGAAGAAGGGTGTCATCATCGTCGCGAAGTCAGCCGCCGATGAGGACAAGCTCACCGAGATCGTGCTCGATGCAGGCGCCGACGACCTCAACAATGACGGCGATTACTGGGAGATTCTGACCTCGCCGAAGGACTTCGAGGCCGTCCGCGATGCCGTGAAAGCCGCGAAGATTGAGCCTGAATCCGCCGAGGTTACGATGGTTCCCTCGACCTATCAGAAGCTCGAAGGCACGCAGGCCTCTGCGATGATGCGCCTGCTCGAAACTCTCGAAGATCTCGACGATACGCAGAATGTTTACTCGAACTTCGAAATGGATGAAGCGCAGGTTCCGGCATAG
- the ftcD gene encoding glutamate formimidoyltransferase, with amino-acid sequence MSSQVLVQENETQAVASPIVECVPNFAEGRDAGKVRAIVRAMHVEGVHLLDWSLDPDHNRSVVTIAGSPEAVLESAVRGVGKAAELIDLTQQKGEHPRMGAADVVPFVPVNGISLPKCVLLARQAGMEIWKRFGVPVYFYEAAASRPDRVHLENVRRGEFEGLSVDSLKDSTRQPDIGGPGIHSTAGASAVGARHFLIAYNITLHARRGKADVGLARTVAKDVRASSGGLYGVKAMGVMVNGHAQVSMNVTDFRHTPMARVHAAVAESAARHGALVGDGELIGLIPEQAFEPNADWVRQIVGFNPEERVLERRLLHPLAWP; translated from the coding sequence ATGAGCAGCCAAGTCCTGGTCCAGGAAAACGAGACGCAAGCGGTTGCTTCACCGATCGTCGAGTGCGTTCCCAACTTCGCCGAAGGCCGAGACGCGGGCAAGGTCCGCGCCATTGTTCGCGCGATGCACGTCGAGGGAGTTCACCTTCTGGACTGGTCGCTGGATCCTGATCACAACCGCTCGGTCGTGACCATCGCGGGCTCGCCTGAAGCGGTTCTTGAATCTGCTGTGCGCGGCGTTGGCAAGGCTGCCGAACTGATCGATCTGACGCAGCAGAAGGGCGAACACCCGCGCATGGGCGCGGCGGATGTCGTGCCGTTTGTTCCGGTCAACGGAATCTCGTTGCCCAAATGCGTTCTGCTGGCGCGCCAGGCTGGGATGGAGATATGGAAGCGCTTCGGCGTTCCGGTTTATTTCTATGAGGCGGCGGCGTCGCGTCCGGATCGTGTGCACCTGGAGAATGTGCGCCGGGGCGAATTCGAAGGCCTCAGCGTGGATTCGTTGAAGGACTCGACGCGACAGCCGGACATCGGGGGGCCGGGGATTCATTCCACGGCGGGCGCCAGCGCGGTGGGCGCACGACACTTCCTTATCGCTTACAACATCACGCTGCATGCGCGGCGCGGGAAGGCGGACGTCGGGCTTGCCCGGACGGTTGCGAAGGACGTACGGGCGTCGAGCGGGGGACTCTATGGCGTAAAAGCCATGGGAGTTATGGTCAACGGCCACGCGCAGGTCAGCATGAACGTTACGGACTTCCGGCACACGCCGATGGCCCGGGTGCATGCGGCGGTCGCCGAAAGTGCTGCGCGGCACGGAGCACTGGTCGGCGACGGGGAGTTGATTGGCCTGATTCCGGAGCAGGCGTTTGAGCCAAATGCTGATTGGGTTCGTCAAATAGTCGGGTTTAATCCCGAGGAGAGAGTCCTGGAGCGCCGGCTGCTACATCCTTTGGCGTGGCCTTGA
- a CDS encoding tetratricopeptide repeat protein gives MLILSTVALYALTSFLFRSFAARQAQLAKQFAASGQEALSRGDAERAVNDLRTSLSYAPDDMTNRLLLAESLARSNHPEQARSYFLGLLDAQPADGFLNLQLARLARERKDSHAAIDYYRAAAVGNWSGDSLRERYSVQFELAEYLIELNDLPSARAELLIATADAPAEGDVYTTLGKKFEQAKDPTDALNLYSKAIKANPADAEAPYRAGRVAYQMGDFSQAAELLSVARRRTAEAKTGEENVREIDDLLQSAKRIQELTLSADLSPQDYIEHLLRALPVAKQRFDSCVAQFNGSPLSSDMQMLQSGWSDVDKISLRRSSLQDATEQQNLTKLIFQTEQITSKFCGGPSGDDALLLQLANSSPGIH, from the coding sequence GTGCTGATTTTGTCGACGGTGGCGCTCTATGCGCTGACCTCGTTCTTGTTCCGCAGCTTTGCGGCGCGGCAAGCGCAGTTGGCAAAGCAGTTCGCTGCCAGCGGACAAGAAGCGCTCAGCCGGGGCGACGCAGAACGCGCGGTAAACGACCTGCGGACGTCGCTCTCCTACGCGCCCGACGACATGACCAACCGGCTGCTGCTCGCTGAGTCGCTTGCACGCTCGAATCACCCCGAACAGGCGCGGAGCTACTTTCTTGGCCTGCTGGACGCGCAGCCCGCTGATGGGTTTCTGAACCTTCAGCTCGCCAGGCTTGCGAGAGAGCGCAAAGATTCGCACGCGGCCATTGACTACTATCGGGCAGCGGCGGTCGGCAACTGGAGCGGCGATTCGCTCCGGGAACGCTATAGCGTGCAGTTTGAACTTGCCGAGTATCTGATTGAGTTGAACGATCTTCCCTCCGCACGCGCCGAGCTCCTCATCGCAACAGCGGACGCTCCCGCGGAAGGGGATGTTTACACGACGCTTGGCAAGAAGTTCGAGCAAGCCAAGGATCCTACGGACGCGCTGAATCTCTACAGCAAGGCGATCAAAGCAAATCCTGCGGATGCGGAGGCGCCCTACAGGGCCGGGCGCGTCGCGTATCAGATGGGCGATTTTTCCCAGGCCGCGGAGCTTTTGTCCGTCGCTCGCCGAAGGACTGCCGAGGCCAAGACGGGTGAAGAGAACGTGCGAGAGATCGACGACCTGTTGCAAAGCGCGAAACGCATCCAGGAGTTGACCTTGTCCGCAGACCTTTCCCCGCAGGATTACATAGAGCATCTGTTGCGGGCACTTCCAGTCGCAAAACAGCGTTTCGATAGCTGTGTCGCTCAGTTCAACGGCAGTCCGTTATCCAGCGACATGCAAATGTTGCAGAGCGGCTGGAGTGATGTCGACAAGATCAGTCTGAGGCGGTCATCCCTGCAGGATGCAACCGAACAACAGAACCTGACGAAGCTGATCTTCCAGACCGAGCAGATCACATCAAAATTCTGCGGTGGGCCATCCGGAGATGACGCACTGTTATTACAACTGGCGAACTCGTCGCCCGGAATTCACTGA
- a CDS encoding PspC domain-containing protein yields the protein MPYARQWPRLERPREGRRIAGVCAAFAQRYGWDPLLVRLILVLAVFCGAGSPLIAYIIAWIVIPNEPYLLPQMTSVTHS from the coding sequence GTGCCCTATGCGCGCCAGTGGCCTCGCCTGGAACGCCCGCGCGAAGGCCGCAGAATTGCTGGCGTCTGCGCCGCTTTCGCACAGCGCTATGGCTGGGATCCGCTGCTGGTCCGCTTGATCCTGGTGCTTGCTGTCTTCTGTGGAGCGGGTTCTCCCCTGATCGCCTACATCATCGCGTGGATTGTCATCCCGAATGAACCCTACCTGCTGCCGCAGATGACGAGTGTGACCCACTCGTGA
- the galE gene encoding UDP-glucose 4-epimerase GalE produces MKLLVTGGAGYIGGTVATILMQAGHKVTIVDNLCHSKRHEVPAGADFVQADIADRPRIESLLRDLQPDGVLHFAALIEAGESMQKPEIYFRNNTASTLALLEAMHATGVNKLVFSSTAAVYGEPERVPIDEAAKLAPTNAYGESKLLVEQMLTWLHRLHGLRYASLRYFNVAGALPGRGEAHQPETHLIPLILDVALGRREKIFIYGDDYDTPDGTCIRDYIHVVDLAAAHILALDALGTRDRLICNLGNGQGFSVKQVVEAARRVTGHPIPVEVKPRRAGDPARLVASSERAQTELGWRPQIPEIDRILASAWEWHKQRYAVPE; encoded by the coding sequence ATGAAGCTTCTGGTAACAGGTGGGGCTGGATATATCGGCGGCACGGTTGCGACGATCCTGATGCAGGCCGGGCACAAGGTCACGATCGTCGACAACCTCTGCCACAGCAAGCGCCATGAAGTTCCGGCGGGCGCTGACTTTGTGCAGGCTGACATCGCCGACCGTCCACGCATCGAGTCGCTGCTGCGTGATCTGCAGCCCGACGGCGTGCTGCACTTTGCCGCGCTGATCGAGGCCGGCGAATCGATGCAGAAGCCGGAGATTTATTTCCGCAACAACACGGCTTCCACGCTGGCCCTCTTAGAAGCTATGCATGCGACCGGCGTGAACAAGCTCGTCTTCAGCTCAACGGCTGCAGTCTATGGCGAGCCGGAGCGCGTTCCGATTGACGAGGCGGCCAAGCTTGCGCCGACGAATGCGTACGGCGAGAGCAAGCTGCTCGTGGAACAGATGCTCACCTGGCTGCATCGCCTTCACGGCTTGCGATATGCGTCGTTGCGCTACTTCAATGTTGCAGGCGCGCTGCCCGGACGCGGCGAAGCGCACCAGCCGGAGACGCATCTGATTCCGCTGATCCTGGATGTCGCACTCGGCCGGCGCGAAAAGATCTTCATCTACGGCGACGATTACGACACGCCCGATGGAACCTGCATCCGCGACTACATTCACGTCGTGGACCTGGCGGCGGCGCACATCCTTGCGCTGGATGCGCTCGGCACACGAGATCGACTCATCTGCAATCTCGGGAACGGTCAAGGATTCTCTGTAAAGCAAGTCGTCGAGGCCGCAAGACGCGTGACCGGGCATCCGATTCCAGTCGAGGTAAAGCCGCGCCGCGCAGGTGATCCCGCGAGGCTGGTGGCGAGTTCCGAGCGCGCTCAGACGGAGCTTGGCTGGCGCCCACAGATTCCCGAGATCGACAGGATCCTGGCCTCAGCCTGGGAATGGCATAAGCAACGATATGCGGTTCCGGAGTAA